The window GTTATAACAGCACACTTTGTTTTTGTGATCGCTAGCGACATTGCTCTTACCTCTCATAACTGTAACATGGTGAAATACGTGGTCCAAACATTGTTCCTTATTTGGAGTATTCTTTTGTATTTGATATTCCTACATGCAggatataaaataattcatcTACTGCAAACTGTGCCAAGTAGTATGCTGATGAGAGATAATTCGAATATACATCACAAAGGTTCATTTCTATATACTAGTTTTATTTTAAGCAAAACTACATGTTTATTAGAACATTTCGTGTAGATGATCTAAGTTCAGTTAATGAGGATACTCAATACTATTTTAGGCATTATGCAATTAGCTATGTTAGCACCCTATAATAACTTAGCATCATCTGTTGCTGCTGCCTTAGTACCTACTTTGCTCAATTCTAAAGTTAAAGATGTAGAAGAAGCCGAACCTGCAACTTTTACAAACGATTCGAACAAAACTTCCACAggtaacgaaaaaagaaaaaatgtgtatatatatacacataggTACATGAACGCGAACGTTAAGTTTCTTCAATCTTTATCTTCTTAATAATATAGATGGACTCATTAAAGTAACTAAGAAAGAGCAGATTCAAAGAGATTTTAACAAATCTCCATGTAAAAGTATATCGCAGGATGAGAAAGTAGTTCCTGTATCAACGGTGCCAGAAGTATATGTCAGACCTCCAACACCTACACCATCGACAATTAATGAACCTATAATAACGGTAACCAGCCCAAGCCGTAGAAGCTCCGTAGCCAGTAGACGGAGCAGCGATGCATCTAAATCTTCTAGAAGAAACTCAGAATGCAGTGTTAGATTTATAAACGAAGAGGATGGTTTCGCTACATCAGGATATCGACGCAATTCCGACTTTAGTCCTAAACATTCACCCGAAATTAATAGAAGACGATCACCGGATAGAATGTCCAGAAGATATTCTGAAAATGTTACACCAATAGGAAGCGTTAGAGATTTAAGACGATGTTCTGACTTTTCACACGAAAAAAACAGAAGTTCTCAATTTGCTGctaaattgaaaagaaatagCGATTTTGGAAACAGGACACCGAGACGAATGTTACCTACAAATGAACATTCGAAACTACCAAAAGTTATGGATTTGAGTCCTTCAGGTAAAATATTTACCGTATGAACTTGGTTCGTAAAACATttacaatctttttttttttttttatcacattTTAGGTTCAAGACGTAATTCAGATATTAGCGGCTTTACTTCTAGAATTGAATTACGAAGAAATTCAGATATTTCTTTCCGAGACAATTCGAAACTTGGTCAGATGAAATCGCTGGATCTAAATCGTCGGAGTAGCGACATAAGTATCAGAACTTTAAGTAGAAGTCCTACTCATGGACGTagtatagttcctgaaaaaatgGAAATACAAGAAAAATCTGAATCTGATTCGGATCAACCCGATTGTAGTGAAAAGGCAGCTCTAATGACTGAAAAgaataaagataaagataaagataaagataaagataatGATGATGGAAAAAcacgaaagaaaaatttatcctggaaaaacgaaaaagagaaagagaaagaagatatTGAAGATATAACGGTTGAGACTAATTTACTTCCTGAAACCACGAAGCCTGAAGGAAAAATTGCGGTActtttactttactttattattacgcgttgattttcatttttcatttt is drawn from Osmia lignaria lignaria isolate PbOS001 chromosome 14, iyOsmLign1, whole genome shotgun sequence and contains these coding sequences:
- the LOC117609223 gene encoding uncharacterized protein LOC117609223 isoform X4, translating into MTTINMFLCILGASRATCLFIDPYNLKDIMPKIIGSVIWDIGFPCVTSAFSLIQLAFLQLTQLKFGPEKLQKESCLSLVITAHFVFVIASDIALTSHNCNMVKYVVQTLFLIWSILLYLIFLHAGYKIIHLLQTVPSSMLMRDNSNIHHKGIMQLAMLAPYNNLASSVAAALVPTLLNSKVKDVEEAEPATFTNDSNKTSTDGLIKVTKKEQIQRDFNKSPCKSISQDEKVVPVSTVPEVYVRPPTPTPSTINEPIITVTSPSRRSSVASRRSSDASKSSRRNSECSVRFINEEDGFATSGYRRNSDFSPKHSPEINRRRSPDRMSRRYSENVTPIGSVRDLRRCSDFSHEKNRSSQFAAKLKRNSDFGNRTPRRMLPTNEHSKLPKVMDLSPSGSRRNSDISGFTSRIELRRNSDISFRDNSKLGQMKSLDLNRRSSDISIRTLSRSPTHGRSIVPEKMEIQEKSESDSDQPDCSEKAALMTEKNKDKDKDKDKDNDDGKTRKKNLSWKNEKEKEKEDIEDITVETNLLPETTKPEGKIASSDFTLHSILNHIAYVNRTKSDTPLHILEANTAAIRRSQIRKVLNITYATAILGIILCITDVARIFGPYGLLAESVTYGTRAIITQYPRPWPWFMYQTVCRGIELIMGWAMASITKQPSVRPRHQYLSGYPNCNIHVKRGNNPYL
- the LOC117609223 gene encoding uncharacterized protein LOC117609223 isoform X2 — protein: MNVTTPIPGQNCVSNLSASSILDKLLITTPSLVSINQELKWIFLLHTYGFACLFFVLAFYTFLSILHLRSLISSRPFMTTINMFLCILGASRATCLFIDPYNLKDIMPKIIGSVIWDIGFPCVTSAFSLIQLAFLQLTQLKFGPEKLQKESCLSLVITAHFVFVIASDIALTSHNCNMVKYVVQTLFLIWSILLYLIFLHAGYKIIHLLQTVPSSMLMRDNSNIHHKGIMQLAMLAPYNNLASSVAAALVPTLLNSKVKDVEEAEPATFTNDSNKTSTDGLIKVTKKEQIQRDFNKSPCKSISQDEKVVPVSTVPEVYVRPPTPTPSTINEPIITVTSPSRRSSVASRRSSDASKSSRRNSECSVRFINEEDGFATSGYRRNSDFSPKHSPEINRRRSPDRMSRRYSENVTPIGSVRDLRRCSDFSHEKNRSSQFAAKLKRNSDFGNRTPRRMLPTNEHSKLPKVMDLSPSGSRRNSDISGFTSRIELRRNSDISFRDNSKLGQMKSLDLNRRSSDISIRTLSRSPTHGRSIVPEKMEIQEKSESDSDQPDCSEKAALMTEKNKDKDKDKDKDNDDGKTRKKNLSWKNEKEKEKEDIEDITVETNLLPETTKPEGKIASSDFTLHSILNHIAYVNRTKSDTPLHILEANTAAIRRSQIRKVLNITYATAILGIILCITDVARIFGPYGLLAESVTYGTRAIITQYPRPWPWFMYQTVCRGIELIMGWAMASITKQPSVRPRHQYLSGYPNCNIHVKRGNNPYL
- the LOC117609223 gene encoding uncharacterized protein LOC117609223 isoform X1; this translates as MDNLTNWTGGMNVTTPIPGQNCVSNLSASSILDKLLITTPSLVSINQELKWIFLLHTYGFACLFFVLAFYTFLSILHLRSLISSRPFMTTINMFLCILGASRATCLFIDPYNLKDIMPKIIGSVIWDIGFPCVTSAFSLIQLAFLQLTQLKFGPEKLQKESCLSLVITAHFVFVIASDIALTSHNCNMVKYVVQTLFLIWSILLYLIFLHAGYKIIHLLQTVPSSMLMRDNSNIHHKGIMQLAMLAPYNNLASSVAAALVPTLLNSKVKDVEEAEPATFTNDSNKTSTDGLIKVTKKEQIQRDFNKSPCKSISQDEKVVPVSTVPEVYVRPPTPTPSTINEPIITVTSPSRRSSVASRRSSDASKSSRRNSECSVRFINEEDGFATSGYRRNSDFSPKHSPEINRRRSPDRMSRRYSENVTPIGSVRDLRRCSDFSHEKNRSSQFAAKLKRNSDFGNRTPRRMLPTNEHSKLPKVMDLSPSGSRRNSDISGFTSRIELRRNSDISFRDNSKLGQMKSLDLNRRSSDISIRTLSRSPTHGRSIVPEKMEIQEKSESDSDQPDCSEKAALMTEKNKDKDKDKDKDNDDGKTRKKNLSWKNEKEKEKEDIEDITVETNLLPETTKPEGKIASSDFTLHSILNHIAYVNRTKSDTPLHILEANTAAIRRSQIRKVLNITYATAILGIILCITDVARIFGPYGLLAESVTYGTRAIITQYPRPWPWFMYQTVCRGIELIMGWAMASITKQPSVRPRHQYLSGYPNCNIHVKRGNNPYL
- the LOC117609223 gene encoding uncharacterized protein LOC117609223 isoform X3 translates to MDNLTNWTGGMNVTTPIPGQNCVSNLSASSILDKLLITTPSLVSINQELKWIFLLHTYGFACLFFVLAFYTFLSILHLRSLISSRPFMTTINMFLCILGASRATCLFIDPYNLKDIMPKIIGSVIWDIGFPCVTSAFSLIQLAFLQLTQLKFGPEKLQKESCLSLVITAHFVFVIASDIALTSHNCNMVKYVVQTLFLIWSILLYLIFLHAGYKIIHLLQTVPSSMLMRDNSNIHHKGIMQLAMLAPYNNLASSVAAALVPTLLNSKVKDVEEAEPATFTNDSNKTSTDGLIKVTKKEQIQRDFNKSPCKSISQDEKVVPVSTVPEVYVRPPTPTPSTINEPIITVTSPSRRSSVASRRSSDASKSSRRNSECSVRFINEEDGFATSGYRRNSDFSPKHSPEINRRRSPDRMSRRYSENVTPIGSVRDLRRCSDFSHEKNRSSQFAAKLKRNSDFGNRTPRRMLPTNEHSKLPKVMDLSPSGSRRNSDISGFTSRIELRRNSDISFRDNSKLGQMKSLDLNRRSSDISIRTLSRSPTHGRSIVPEKMEIQEKSESDSDQPDCSEKAALMTEKNKDKDKDKDKDNDDGKTRKKNLSWKNEKEKEKEDIEDITVETNLLPETTKPEGKIASSDFTLHSILNHIAYVNRTKSDTPLHILEANTAAIRRSQIRKVLNITYATAILGIILCITDVARIFGPYGNVF